A stretch of the Uranotaenia lowii strain MFRU-FL chromosome 3, ASM2978415v1, whole genome shotgun sequence genome encodes the following:
- the LOC129751630 gene encoding uncharacterized protein LOC129751630: MSETSNLTLTPCAACCQTSTVNEEMICCDSCDQWYHTRCVSVTSSKDYEGKKWFCPQPECKRKRREYLAQETASKKSSADPRKGSATGDIPEKSGTKTGTKAGSKSGSSGSTLSQTLQQLEEEQRDLEREMDEQKIISEKRMQIAKSLKERELQMQKDIREREFQQEQELLRKTLEDEKRHLENMRKLRNSFEQEVDSVRKEILYLNAQSTALNETELLDRPAGSDRSLRVEPNNLPSIRALNQTTTVNKMLPDQESVRDSEHSNSESDESSGKEDDETPRPYGLGPSRPGPSRAQLTARNGLTKKLPIFTGRPEEWPLFSSAFQVSTEACGFTEVENLVRLQDSLKGQALESVRGKLHLPKSVPKIMAKLRMLYGRPELILQSYLERVRKLENPKADKLASYVPFTNAVEELCEHLEAAELTQHLNNPTLMQDLVNKLPANDKRAWVRYKKRKSEVTLRTLTDFLSKIVEEACEASVSLDFKLESRPAPCSNTPKARGKEKHGMYTHINVPDNSLYGVSNTSAVGKKSSLKPCRVCQRTDHRLRFCQDFKQLSYNDRVQLVDKWKLCRTCLNDHGNATCKFKIICNVGGCRATHNSLLHPADSAFLNAHFKAPTATLFRMVPVTLYSEQRTVKTLAFLDEGAAVTLMESNLAKLLGVTGPIQPLTISWTADVTRVEKDSMCINLWISDQQSTEVLLIRSIQTVDKLMLPKQSLNANEVSKSFEHLEGLPIVSYKGERPGLLIGLNNLHLFSPIESKIGQEGQPIAVRSKLGWAVYGPSNHFPEQNGFFGYHARISNADIYNILKTSYALEEPSASVVCESDDEKRAREILESTTVRVGNRFETGLLWRCDDPVLPSSYDMAKKRMIALERKLAKTPELFQNVCDQIEEYQRKGYAHKASVEELATTGNNKIWYLPINIVLNPKKPNKVRLVWDAAASVDGISLNSQLLKGPDLLTPLTSVICHFREKRIAFGGDIREMYHQVQIRSSDKQFQRFLFRTNPSLPPTTYVMDVATFGSASSPCSAQFVKNLNAKDFMKRFPEAARAIIDKHYVDDYYDAADTEDEAIRRAEEVKFIHSQGGFHITNWVSNSELFLKCLGADNGDREIHFNSDKLTENERVLGIIWNPRQDEFSFSVKYREELQPYILGKKVPTKRIVLSCVMSFFDPQGFLAPFTIHGRALIQDLWRTGCAWDDEIDAQSLSKWNRWIGLIPAVESVRVPRCYLGGNHSNKIESLQLHIFTDASEHAYGCVAYFRIKFGKDVKCSLVTSRIKVAPLKIQSIPRLELMAATKGAQLLEFVVSNHSLRIDKCFLWTDSQTVLSWIRSDERNYNKFVGLRIGQILESTNVMDWNWIPSKLNIADSLTKWGQGPPLESDGVWFMGPHFLYEPEAAWPRQQLPEPNTTVELRPALLHHDIVFTEPLIGVENFSRWTKLVRVLALVCRYVNNCKRKAEGEPIFTLKANDTLCKLIKCEMKVIQQPLHKTEFQQAENIIWKIAQKEAFPDEMKILIKANSKKDNQQNHIVKSSCLYKLSPFLDEAGVLRMGGRLNSDNLPFDFRYPIILPKRNKITQLLILNIHSKLGHSHRETVYSELRKQFYIPNLRAEISQVMKNCNWCRVYRCKPKAPQMAPLPEQRTRPSLRPFSAVGVDYLGPIEVTVGRRKEKRWISLFTCLAVRAIHVEVVHSLDSKSCLMALRRFMCKHGVPDEFFSDNGTNFRGANRVLNEIKEDINLSCAEKVNSSKTVWHFNPPGTPHMGGIWERMVRSLKEAMKALDDGRKLDDEILLTTLAEAVDMINCRPLTYMPQESPYAVEDGPLTPNHFMRGVVKAEDYDVDESVSFANALRNTYKRSQYLANEMWKRWYKEYLPTINCRTKWFEKTKPIQKDDLVFIVNDSNRKKWIRGIVEQVIPGADGQIRQAMVRTNGGTHRRAVTNLAVLEICCGNSGSPGGTEPGVTGWGVVNTTG; this comes from the coding sequence ATGAGCGAAACATCCAACCTTACACTTACACCATGCGCAGCCTGTTGCCAAACATCCACAGTGAACGAGGAAATGATATGTTGCGATTCCTGTGACCAGTGGTATCACACCCGTTGCGTGAGTGTAACATCGTCAAAGGATTACGAAGGCAAAAAATGGTTCTGTCCGCAACCCGAATGTAAGCGCAAACGTCGAGAATATCTTGCTCAGGAAACTGCTTCTAAAAAGTCATCAGCAGATCCGAGAAAAGGCTCCGCAACGGGTGATATTCCTGAAAAGTCCGGCACAAAGACTGGAACAAAGGCTGGAAGCAAATCCGGATCATCCGGTTCCACTCTTTCGCAAACACTACAGCAGTTAGAGGAGGAACAAAGGGACCTTGAACGTGAAATGGATGAACAGAAGATTATTTCTGAAAAGCGCATGCAGATTGCCAAATCCTTGAAAGAAAGAGAGCTTCAAATGCAAAAGGATATTCGGGAAAGAGAGTTCCAGCAGGAACAAGAACTTCTGAGGAAAACACTCGAAGACGAAAAAAGGCATTTGGAAAATATGCGAAAACTGCGGAACTCTTTCGAACAGGAAGTGGATTCGGTAAGAAAGGAGATTCTATATCTAAACGCTCAAAGTACGGCGCTAAATGAAACCGAGCTTTTAGACCGACCGGCAGGGTCAGATAGATCACTACGTGTTGAACCAAATAACTTACCATCGATAAGAGCGCTGAACCAAACTACGACCGTCAACAAGATGCTTCCTGATCAGGAGAGTGTAAGAGATTCCGAGCATTCAAATAGCGAATCCGATGAGAGCAGCGGAAAGGAGGATGACGAAACCCCAAGGCCATACGGGTTGGGGCCTTCTCGACCAGGACCATCACGTGCTCAACTTACAGCGAGGAACGGTCTAACGAAGAAGCTACCGATATTCACGGGCCGTCCTGAGGAATGGCCTCTCTTTTCTAGTGCTTTTCAAGTGTCCACGGAAGCATGTGGATTCACAGAAGTCGAGAACCTCGTTAGGCTTCAGGATAGCCTCAAGGGTCAGGCATTAGAAAGCGTCAGGGGAAAGCTTCATCTCCCTAAATCTGTTCCAAAGATCATGGCAAAATTGCGCATGCTGTATGGGCGGCCTGAATTGATTTTACAAAGCTATTTGGAAAGAGTACGGAAATTAGAAAACCCGAAAGCCGATAAGTTAGCATCTTACGTTCCTTTCACTAACGCAGTAGAGGAACTGTGTGAGCACTTAGAAGCAGCTGAACTCACACAACATTTAAATAATCCCACTCTTATGCAGGACTTAGTTAACAAGTTACCAGCAAACGATAAGCGTGCTTGGGTCCGGTACAAAAAAAGGAAGTCGGAGGTAACCCTTCGAACGTTAACGGATTTTTTATCGAAGATCGTTGAGGAAGCTTGCGAAGCCAGTGTTTCGTTGGATTTCAAACTTGAAAGTCGACCCGCCCCCTGTAGTAATACACCCAAAGCCAGAGGGAAGGAGAAGCATGGTATGTACACCCATATTAATGTACCGGATAATTCGCTGTACGGTGTTAGTAACACTTCAGCAGTTGGAAAGAAGTCGTCATTGAAGCCTTGTCGCGTATGTCAACGCACGGATCACCGTCTgagattttgccaggattttaaACAGCTGAGCTATAATGATCGGGTACAATTGGTTGACAAATGGAAACTGTGTAGAACGTGTTTGAATGACCACGGAAATGCTActtgtaaattcaaaattatctgcAACGTGGGTGGTTGTCGAGCTACACATAATTCCCTGCTGCACCCCGCAGATTCTGCTTTTCTAAACGCACATTTCAAAGCTCCAACTGCTACTCTTTTCCGCATGGTGCCAGTCACGCTCTACTCTGAACAACGCACTGTAAaaactttggcatttttggacgaAGGAGCCGCGGTGACTTTGATGGAATCGAATTTGGCCAAGTTACTTGGAGTGACGGGGCCGATCCAGCCATTAACGATATCCTGGACTGCCGATGTGACCCGGGTAGAAAAAGATTCAATGTGTATCAATCTGTGGATTTCAGATCAACAATCCACTGAAGTTTTACTAATTCGATCGATTCAGACCGTCGACAAACTGATGTTGCCGAAACAATCGTTAAATGCAAATGAAGTTTCCAAAAGTTTCGAGCACTTAGAAGGCCTACCTATTGTATCCTATAAAGGTGAAAGACCAGGACTGTTGATAGGATTGAACAATCTCCATTTATTCTCTCCTATTGAGTCGAAAATAGGTCAGGAAGGACAACCTATTGCTGTAAGGTCCAAGCTAGGTTGGGCAGTTTATGGGCCATCGAACCATTTCCCTGAACAGAATGGGTTTTTCGGATATCATGCAAGGATCAGTAATGCGGATATCTACAACATACTAAAAACATCATATGCTTTGGAAGAGCCTAGTGCTAGTGTCGTATGTGAATCTGACGATGAGAAGCGAGCGCGAGAAATCTTAGAATCCACCACGGTCCGGGTCGGAAACCGTTTTGAAACTGGACTTTTGTGGAGGTGTGATGATCCAGTTCTACCCAGCAGCTACGACATGGCAAAAAAGAGGATGATTGCATTGGAAAGAAAGTTGGCTAAAACTCCGGAGTTGTTCCAAAATGTGTGTGACCAAATCGAAGAATATCAGCGCAAAGGATATGCACACAAGGCGTCTGTGGAAGAATTGGCCACCACAGGAAACAACAAAATATGGTATCTTCCAATCAACATAGTGTTAAATCCCAAAAAACCAAATAAGGTCAGGCTGGTGTGGGACGCGGCTGCCTCTGTTGACGGTATTTCGCTAAACTCGCAACTTCTCAAGGGTCCCGATCTTTTGACTCCTCTTACCTCCGTCATATGTCATTTCCGGGAGAAAAGAATTGCCTTCGGTGGGGACATCCGAGAGATGTACCACCAAGTGCAAATAAGAAGTTCGGACAAGCAATTCCAAAGATTTCTCTTCCGGACAAACCCAAGCTTACCACCTACCACATACGTGATGGACGTAGCCACTTTCGGGTCCGCGAGCTCGCCGTGCTCAGCCCAGTTCGTTAAGAACCTGAACGCCAAAGACTTCATGAAACGATTCCCTGAAGCTGCACGGGCGATCATCGATAAACATTATGTCGACGATTATTACGACGCTGCTGACACAGAAGATGAAGCGATAAGACGAGCCGAAGAGGTAAAGTTTATTCATTCCCAGGGTGGTTTCCATATTACCAACTGggtttcaaattcagagcttTTCCTGAAATGTCTTGGAGCAGACAACGGCGATCGAGAAATTCATTTCAACAGTGATAAACTTACCGAAAATGAAAGAGTGCTTGGAATTATTTGGAATCCTCGACAAGATGAGTTTTCGTTCTCCGTAAAATACCGCGAAGAGCTGCAACCGTACATTCTGGGAAAAAAGGTACCCACTAAGAGAATTGTTCTGAGCTGTGTGATGTCATTTTTCGACCCTCAAGGATTTTTGGcaccatttacaattcatggaAGAGCACTCATCCAGGATCTGTGGCGCACAGGGTGCGCATGGGATGACGAAATTGATGCTCAAAGTCTTTCCAAATGGAACCGGTGGATAGGCCTCATTCCAGCTGTGGAAAGTGTTCGAGTTCCGAGGTGCTATTTAGGAGGAAACCATTCAAACAAAATAGAATCGTTGCAGTTGCACATTTTTACAGACGCCAGTGAGCACGCCTACGGCTGTGTGGCGTATTTTCGAATAAAGTTTGGAAAAGACGTAAAATGCTCTCTGGTTACTTCCCGGATTAAGGTGGCACCGTTGAAAATACAATCCATTCCGCGGTTGGAACTGATGGCGGCCACAAAAGGAGCACAACTGCTAGAGTTCGTTGTTTCAAATCACTCTTTACGCATTGACAAATGTTTCCTATGGACAGATTCACAAACGGTCTTAAGCTGGATTCGTTCGGATGAGCGGAATTATAACAAGTTCGTTGGGCTTCGCATTGGCCAAATATTGGAATCGACGAACGTAATGGATTGGAACTGGATACCGTCCAAGTTGAATATCGCTGATAGTCTCACCAAGTGGGGCCAAGGACCGCCTTTAGAATCAGACGGAGTCTGGTTTATGGGGCCACATTTTCTCTACGAACCGGAAGCAGCATGGCCACGACAGCAGCTGCCTGAGCCGAACACAACAGTTGAATTGCGGCCAGCGCTGTTGCATCACGATATCGTTTTCACGGAACCTTTGATCGGTGTGGAAAATTTCTCTCGCTGGACAAAATTGGTAAGAGTTTTGGCTTTAGTTTGTCGATATGTAAACAATTGTAAAAGAAAAGCTGAAGGCGAACCCATATTCACGCTGAAAGCAAACGATACACTATGCAAACTGATAAAATGTGAGATGAAGGTTATACAGCAGCCGTTACACAAAACTGAGTTTCAGCAAGCGGAAAATATCATCTGGAAAATAGCACAGAAAGAAGCATTTcctgatgaaatgaaaattttgataaaagcaAATTCTAAGAAAGATAACCAACAAAACCATATCGTAAAATCAAGTTGTCTCTACAAATTAAGTCCATTTCTCGATGAAGCAGGTGTCCTACGTATGGGAGGACGATTGAATTCCGATAATCTACCCTTTGATTTTCGCTACCctataattttgccaaaacgaaacaaaattacCCAATTGTTGATTCTCAACATTCATTCCAAACTGGGTCACTCGCACAGAGAGACAGTATACAGTGAACTACGAAAACAATTTTATATACCGAACCTTCGAGCTGAAATATCACAGGTAATGAAAAATTGCAATTGGTGCAGGGTGTATCGTTGTAAACCAAAAGCTCCACAGATGGCACCACTACCCGAACAACGAACAAGACCGAGTTTACGACCATTCAGTGCAGTGGGTGTGGACTATTTAGGACCAATCGAAGTCACAGTAGGTCGTCGCAAGGAAAAAAGGTGGATATCACTGTTCACTTGTTTGGCAGTTCGTGCAATACATGTGGAGGTTGTACATAGTTTGGACAGTAAATCGTGCCTTATGGCTCTCCGACGTTTTATGTGCAAACATGGAGTTCCTGATGAGTTCTTCTCGGACAACGGAACCAATTTTCGTGGAGCAAATAGAGTGCTGAATGAAATCAAAGAAGATATCAATTTGTCGTGTGCGGAAAAGGTAAACAGCTCAAAAACAGTGTGGCATTTTAATCCTCCTGGTACGCCCCATATGGGGGGCATATGGGAGCGTATGGTTCGTTCCCTGAAAGAAGCTATGAAAGCATTAGACGATGGTCGAAAGCTCGATGACGAGATTCTTCTCACAACATTGGCAGAAGCGGTTGATATGATTAACTGTCGCCCGTTGACGTACATGCCACAGGAGTCGCCCTACGCTGTAGAAGACGGCCCTCTGACGCCAAACCACTTCATGCGCGGTGTAGTCAAAGCTGAAGATTATGATGTAGACGAGTCTGTGAGTTTTGCAAATGCTCTGCGTAATACGTATAAAAGATCGCAGTATCTAGCAAACGAGATGTGGAAGAGGTGGTACAAGGAGTACTTGCCAACCATCAACTGTCGAACAAAGTGGTTTGAGAAAACCAAACCGATCCAGAAGGACGACTTAGTTTTCATCGTGAATGACTCCAACCGGAAGAAATGGATTCGAGGAATCGTCGAGCAGGTGATACCAGGTGCAGATGGACAAATCCGGCAAGCGATGGTGAGAACCAATGGTGGAACGCATAGGCGAGCGGTGACGAATCTGGCGGTGTTGGAAATCTGTTGCGGAAACTCTGGATCACCAGGTGGAACCGAACCAGGAGTTACGGGTTGGGGAGTTGTCAACACCACTGGGTAA
- the LOC129751634 gene encoding uncharacterized protein LOC129751634, protein MDVFRVAGGLLLGVFVLGISSADRKQFSCEETSRFKVTNICVINGVKLSENSVLPDGDFPDVAFLELRNPEILDFEVQLFEKTSTNTTELTLRRGQVRSINFWSPSLKVLRIVETGLSSFEVLGEPNNVLRQLVIRSRDYSNWSVGMFWLSALEIIDIAYCNFTYINLDWFGGFQKLKVLDVSKNHIHSLQSGPFLTLNSLEELYVWGNRLEYIWRFPDVFPKLERIGLSENRWLCDWVSLARESLMVLNIISMGSDYNCKPGWALNGGLCCRRTGEWKLSGDGSNENRVHVDLYITETGNSSRNDSVVGAKMGDMVIFLDKPVNATT, encoded by the exons ATGGACGTTTTTCGAGTTGCCGGTGGATT GTTGTTGGGAGTGTTTGTTCTGGGAATAAGCTCTGCTGACCGGAAACAGTTCAGTTGTGAAGAAACGAGTCGGTTTAAAGTCACCAATATCTGCGTCATCAATGGGGTGAAACTTTCCGAGAATTCTGTTCTGCCTGATGGTGATTTTCCGGATGTCGCCTTCCTGGAGCTACGCAACCCCGAAATTCTCGATTTCGAAGTTCAGTTGTTCGAAAAGACCTCAACAAACACTACGGAACTAACTCTTCGTCGGGGGCAAGTTCGTTCGATCAACTTCTGGTCTCCATCGCTGAAAGTTCTACGGATTGTTGAGACAGGTCTTTCTTCGTTCGAGGTCCTCGGAGAACCCAACAATGTTCTACGGCAGCTGGTCATCCGATCCCGGGACTACTCAAACTGGTCCGTTGGAATGTTTTGGCTCAGCGCACTCGAGATTATAGACATTGCGTACTGCAACTTCACCTACATCAACCTGGATTGGTTCGGGGGCTTCCAGAAACTGAAGGTGCTTGATGTGTCCAAAAATCACATCCATTCGCTGCAAAGTGGACCGTTTCTCACATTGAACTCCCTCGAAGAACTCTACGTGTGGGGTAATCGCCTAGAATACATTTGGCGCTTTCCGGACGTTTTCCCGAAACTGGAACGGATTGGTCTGTCCGAAAACCGGTGGCTTTGCGATTGGGTATCGCTGGCTCGAGAATCTTTGATGGTACTAAACATTATCTCAATGGGATCGGATTACAATTGCAAGCCTGGTTGGGCCTTGAATGGGGGACTGTGCTGTCGAAGAACCGGGGAGTGGAAACTGTCTGGCGACGGTTCAAATGAGAACAGAGTGCATGTGGATTTATATATTACGGAAACCGGCAACAGCAGCCGGAATGATTCGGTCGTTGGTGCTAAAATGGGTGATATGGTGATATTTCTGGACAAACCTGTGAATGCTACTACTTAA